The stretch of DNA AAAAGTCAGTCCTTCGAATTTGGCATTTCATTATTGGCCATCCATGATGTGGCCTTCGTAAAAAGGAACATAAGAATTCAGACTTGTAagtttttgttcattttctgAAGAACCTTGTCGTGTGTTAATAATCATTAATATGAATATGTAGATTTTTCAGATTAGAACTTTAGCAAATGTTTTCAGCTATAGTACTTTGATTTAAAACATAGTACGTACATGTTCTGAAGATTATACTAGTATTGTGTTTCTAGCTAAAGATTATAAATAGATATAGTAAGACAAACATCATGGGGCACTAATCGCTGAACAAAAGTGTCATAACTAAACAACTAATAGTACATGTATAGGAAGACTAAATCAGTATTGTGAGTATGAATTAGGTAAGAATAATTCTCTTCTAAAGGGCTTTTTGACCTAGCAATAAGGTTTAGGGTGAATACGTAGTCTTTGctgcaaaaagagagaaagaggtcCATGagttttgctgaaaaaaaaaaaaaaaaaaagttttgatattatatagtatacttttagtattttatttagttacgagaattattgtttgtttggaGTTGGCAGGAAAGACAATGACAATTAAGTTGTCACACACtagttctcttttttctttccttgcCACAATTATTTCTAAccaacacagaaacaaacaaacccccatgtttagatttttcttgttctctccTTCAATCATCCAAGTTCCAACAATTTATATAGtactacttatttttttttctaacataaACTAATACTTGTAAATttcttccatatatatatacctttattAAATCTATTTACGTCTATTCcagatattttttgaaaatttagagACGCATTAGATGTTGCTGTAGAATTGATAGCCACAAATATGACCTAGTTAATGCCCAATTTAGCTTGGAGTCAATTAATCATTTATGCCTTGTAGATTTTAAGTCCAAAATTGATCTATCTATGATTCTTTTCAAATTCAGTTGATGTTATACAAtcaataatgatatataatagCAAAAACCAACCACTAAGACAAATTTTCCAACAAATTTTCCAACTTATCGCTTACGTTCATGTTTAACACTTCTTCTTGCGTCTTGCCTTTGGGTTAGTGCAGGGCCGGCTCAACTTTTTTTGGGACCTGGtgccaaatttttatttttttctctaaaactaAGGTTATAGTTGCAATGTTTCAAACTTTATGACCCTaatacaaaatatctaaaatataagGCCTAAaaccttaaagaaaaaaattaaaaattcaggAGACATGGTGCAAAGCACCTCCTGCACTGGGTCAGCGCCGGCACTGGGTTAGTGGGATATTAATGTAGCCGTTGTTATCGATAATATTCAAACGTAGATCCAAATTAATTATTCCGACATAGTATTATTAGTTTGATTCACGTTGTTTCAACGTAAGCACATATCTCATATCACAACATTATAAATTTGGAAATCGAAGAAGTAGCAAACAAGAACACAAGTAccacatatatatgattactatttaaaatattgCTAATTTTACGAATCTAGTTAGGGTTCTAAACAAACCGATAGATAatgtaaaactaatttttaattgggtttcttcttcttattgccggtttcttcttcttattgccGGTTTCTTTTGCGTCGACAAGCTCGTGGAACATCTCCACTCTCCGGCCGTTGAGGGGTTGACAAGGTCTCGCATTGTTCTTGAAAGAAGTATCCAATGGAGATTTGAGTAGTTCTACTTGCTCCTTTGACATTGACCTCACCTgcatttattagtttattaaacACACGGCAATATTCATAAATCACGATATCACATTAGTTTGGACCGTTTCCATACAAAAATGTCAAATAAACATGAAACATTGAAACTAGTAGCTAGCTGGGTGTTACTATCTATCAATCGTATATTGACTTCTCTCTGTTGTTTCATTCAAACGTGAATAACAAGTTTGACATAATGGGGTTTTTAGCTTAAAAGCAGGGGTTGTGGAGCCCAAAAGACACTCACATTGGTTGAATAGTCTATTAAATTTGGGTTgaagtttgaaactttaaatattGTTACGTACACTATGGTCTCAAGTTCTTGATATATTAATAAGCCTAAATAAAAGTGAagttctaataattaaaaagtagTAGAGGATTCTCATATGTTTTTTATCCTCCATAACAACAGAGTAACCATGCATTTAGAATTCTAGCATCATCACAAATTTCTATATCCTACttcctaaaattttaaaatcagtaCAAAAgtaattttagtttataaatttaCTGAAACACCAGATCATTCACACCAAAATTCATATATGTAGTAAAATTAAGTGTTTAAAAAAccagtaacttttttttttcttactaaacTAGTAAGATCTTCTActgaattattaaaattttaaatagaatggTGAAAACTTGTGAAATCGACTCAACCACTGAACTACCAAAACTTTAgcaacacacaaaataaaataaaaaatgctttAAAACCTCCCCTAacagtaaaaaatatttaccttGCCAAGGATGGTCCAAATAACGTTCTCGGAGCAAGGGGGAGTAGTGAGTGAACCAACGTATCTGTAGAACTTTCGTGTCTTACGTTCGATATGTCTTGTGTCTATTTTTCCTACTTCCACTTGAGCTGTTTGGTTCCCTTTGCTTCTCTCTTCCTTTAGCTTCACCAATCTACCCTTCATCTAAtcatattttcatattgaaaaaaaacaatagctaGTCAAATTAAGTCAATATAGTCACATTAATGAACTGTTGTGTATATATTAGCCCTCATAAAAGTACCTGAGAGAGGAAAGGCTCTTCAGCGCCGATTTTGAAGAGACTTGCCACCACAGCAAAGCTTCCATCTTTTGCTTGGTGTACCATGTGCAGCTCAGCTGCATATCTaagtcatttttgttttattttagttaattattattatgaacacttttatatttcttaaaagaaaaaaggaatttcaattaaaattatatataactcaAAACCACTTGCAAATGGGTTTTGTGACTCTATGACTATGGGCTTCACAAACCAGACACATGGAAATAGTATCCCTGAAATCACTTGCCAATGGGCTTTGTGACTATATGGAAATACGaatagttttggatttttttctcaaatattGAGTAACaacaaattgtcaaaaaaaaaaattttgataaaaaattggCATTTATTCCAAACtcgattattttttcttttattttaccGTAATAAAGAGTTCAATGAAAAAAGAATAGGGACTTACTGGACTCCATGAAGATGATGTTCAGAAGGAGTGTGCCAATGCATTTGCACTAAGGTATAGTTCTTATTTTCTATGATCACATCTCCTGCTCCTTCCGCGAAGACCATCGCAACATTACAGACGTGGTCAACTAGCGTTGCGTTTGTGATGAAGTAATCTCGGTGTAGCGATTCCAATTTAcggttataaaatatttgtctcTTTTGGATATCAATCGGAGATTGCAATTTACCGACCGCGCATTTGGTGAAGTGAGGGTTTAGGTGTCCCCATTGATTTGGTCCGTTTTTGCCTCTATATCCAAAACCTACTCCTTGTGTCTCTGCACATTATAATTACCAAACCAATTTAGtgttaaacaaaaatcacatgtgCATCctcttatatatgtatatcagtatatgtaATTACTTGaatgtatatagtatataatatatatggatgCCGatggagataaaaaaaaaacaaagggcaATAGCATTACGAGCATCTGAAGGGGCAATGCAGAGGAGGGCCATGGCGAAGTAGGAGATCGTAATCATCAtcgtcttgttcttcatcttgtGTTTAATTCCAGTTTTGTTGAATAAATCTGctaaaaaaaggagaaaaatatttcaattttaaaaaatagattaatgTTTCCAAAACTGTAAACTAAGTAATGAGTTTGTTTTCTAAACCTGTGGAGATTTTATTGTGGTTTATAAGATTACTGCATGGCTGACAAGACTGGATTTATAGCACTCTCTTCtgacattagtttttttttctcaaaagaaaaaaaaaaccaataaagaagaaatataaaaagttgaaaGAGATTACCTAAAATCATATGCTATCCAAGCGAATTTCTGTGGTTATATATGCTCTAAAAGAAAAAGCATAACTTAGGATTGGTGAATCACATTATACTAGGTAAACAAACCGCACATACATCGGATAATtcgattcaaataaaattattatgagtaaaattattatttgagatataAGAATcgtttatataaaataaaatatgtaactaatttactaatttttattattattcaaatttgtgactattttgtctAAAAATACATTTCACCTGTGAAATTTTTGAATGTAGAAAAGAATTTTAATCTGGTgaaaaattttgtataaactttattttcataaaatatgaataattatcaatttttaaaaaaataatatgttgcTTTTTAGAGAATAGTAatatagtttcaaattaaattgctacaaatagttttaatttatgtaataaattttgatttaaatctaTAGTAGCATAGATGTAATTAGTATAGTTAATGAAGATTATTTGCTAAAATATGCTTAGAgctctctggcgacgacacatcatcatttttttcaagaatgtttttctattaatatataggggatatgcATAAATTACtaataagttttatttggtcaacagtaaaataattatattaactatGTTGTGTATTTTATAAGATACTATATTCGAAATATGTAGTCAACTTTTTGGGTTCAATGTTATCTTATATGTACATAAGTGGGTCAATTTGGTTACAAGTGTTGACCAAAACAAATGTAGTAAAactatatcttatatattatatagtaatgTAGAAAACATTCTGAAAACACTTCAACAGAACTTGCCATGTGTGACATGTGAGCTTGACATGTGTACAATTTGTTTCTATTAAATTCTCTTTTAGATTCAAATACATTATTATTCAATTTAACACATCattatctaatttaatatatctataatagtatttttgtagAGTGTTTTGAAAACTATTAGACTTGAATGccattaattgtttaaattcatatccaaacaactTTAGTTAACTTTCTCTATTATTCTTGTAACCAAACACAACTAAAGTATTTTAAATATccgtatatataatattttacaattaatataaatatttagaatatttattctagattttttttctatcatctttgtttgaatttaatttttaattaatgtgaatcatcatatgatacataaaataaaaatgtatttctttatgcatatattgtgatttgaatttttttaaatggacaTGTATTACTCAATTTATATAAGAAGTGTgagttcaacatacatatatagtaaacttggagaatcaaactgatgatgatgagataatAATCGGATTAGCCGATTACGATGATGCAAGATTTTCAAAATCGgagaatcaaactgatgactaTACAGAGATTGATGTaaatcgatgatgatgatcagaaAATTTTCATAACCAGACAAAGATTTGGTTCAAACGAACTCTATCATCatgattttaaagaaaaatcgaATGAACATATGTATCAATTgtaccttgttcttcattgacgaAGCCGAACCAGCCTTGTTCACTTCGATGTTAGAAGAACGAGCTTCCTAAATTTTCATAAAGAGATGAAGATTTGGTCAACATACATCATCATTACtgatatatttaaacttaataaaaaatttaagattatgaatatttaataatattaaatttttaaaataatacagacgaattatatatatgacgagacgatttaaatcaataataataaaaaatatatataattaatttgatacTT from Camelina sativa cultivar DH55 chromosome 9, Cs, whole genome shotgun sequence encodes:
- the LOC104711821 gene encoding alpha carbonic anhydrase 1, chloroplastic — translated: MKNKTMMITISYFAMALLCIAPSDAQTQGVGFGYRGKNGPNQWGHLNPHFTKCAVGKLQSPIDIQKRQIFYNRKLESLHRDYFITNATLVDHVCNVAMVFAEGAGDVIIENKNYTLVQMHWHTPSEHHLHGVQYAAELHMVHQAKDGSFAVVASLFKIGAEEPFLSQMKGRLVKLKEERSKGNQTAQVEVGKIDTRHIERKTRKFYRYVGSLTTPPCSENVIWTILGKVRSMSKEQVELLKSPLDTSFKNNARPCQPLNGRRVEMFHELVDAKETGNKKKKPAIRRRNPIKN